One window of the Chitinophagales bacterium genome contains the following:
- the ftsK gene encoding DNA translocase FtsK: MGKNEKDKSQKKKGVGFIGSLRAAWNDQRIPKVIGLTLVFIAVLLAAAFISYLFNWKTDQAISPRDMHAANQIGRIGAIAAEWFFKDLFGITSFVFIPIIFFAGIRLITRRPNVPLLSVCKYSLLALLWFPLFFAFIFQNTSIEFPWSGAFGNYLNERLHHLIGWLGTFSVLLFTLLAFLIIRFNFSFHIPAALKARFARHPEVAEETEVKKWEEAILAENVAAQQQDSDLAESLTEDQFTPQSGEKESPPEPELEVVDVAEEESAHSSTKQQDEDDELPLDIAVTKEEEFVTENQTVNYDPTLDLPDYRYPPLDLLKVYGDEKITIDKEELEKNKNQIIETLRNYSIEISKIKATVGPTVTLYEIVPAAGVRISKIRNLEDDIALSLAALGIRIIAPIPGKGTIGIEVPNVRKEIVSMRSMLASEKFQNTRYDLPIALGKNIANEIIIEDLAKMPHLLVAGATGQGKSVGLNAILISLLYKKHPSQLKFVLVDPKMVELSIFKTIEKHFLARLPNSEEVIITDTKKVIHTLNALCIEMDERFSLLTQCNARNIKEYNAKFIARRLNPLKGHKFLPYIVLVIDEFADLIMTAGKEIETPIARLAQKARAVGIHLIIATQRPSVNIITGTIKANFPARIAFKVTSKVDSRTIIDVGGADQLIGRGDMLLASGSDLVRLQCAFVDTPEVENVVNFIASQRGYPEAFLLPEYIDDKDDSSGSSLDPNDRDEKFEEAARLIVSTQQGSTSLLQRRLNLGYNRAGRVMDQLEACGIVGPNQGSKPREVLIKDLAELERFLTQEKKLEKTNS, encoded by the coding sequence ATGGGAAAAAACGAAAAGGATAAAAGTCAGAAAAAAAAAGGGGTAGGATTTATCGGCTCTCTCCGTGCCGCCTGGAACGATCAGCGCATACCCAAAGTCATCGGGCTTACGCTGGTTTTCATTGCAGTACTGCTTGCTGCAGCTTTTATTTCCTATCTTTTCAATTGGAAAACCGATCAGGCAATATCGCCCCGCGATATGCATGCCGCCAACCAAATAGGGCGCATCGGGGCCATAGCAGCCGAATGGTTTTTTAAGGATCTTTTCGGCATTACCTCTTTTGTCTTCATACCCATTATTTTCTTTGCCGGCATCCGGTTGATAACCCGCAGACCCAATGTGCCGCTCCTTAGCGTATGTAAATACAGTCTCCTTGCCTTGCTGTGGTTTCCCCTGTTTTTTGCTTTCATATTCCAAAACACGTCCATAGAGTTTCCCTGGAGCGGTGCTTTCGGCAATTACCTGAATGAAAGATTGCACCACCTCATCGGGTGGTTGGGGACATTCTCTGTCCTGTTGTTCACACTTTTGGCTTTTTTAATCATCCGTTTCAACTTCAGCTTCCATATTCCGGCTGCACTCAAAGCCAGATTTGCACGACATCCCGAAGTGGCGGAAGAAACAGAAGTCAAAAAATGGGAAGAGGCCATCCTTGCGGAGAATGTAGCAGCCCAACAACAAGACTCTGACCTGGCGGAGAGCCTAACGGAAGATCAATTTACTCCGCAATCTGGTGAAAAGGAATCTCCTCCGGAGCCTGAATTAGAGGTGGTGGATGTTGCTGAAGAAGAATCAGCGCATTCCAGTACAAAGCAACAAGACGAAGACGATGAGTTGCCCCTGGATATTGCTGTGACGAAGGAGGAGGAGTTTGTCACCGAAAATCAAACAGTAAACTACGATCCCACTCTGGATTTGCCGGATTACAGATATCCTCCGCTTGATCTGCTGAAGGTTTACGGTGACGAGAAAATAACCATTGACAAGGAGGAGCTGGAAAAGAACAAAAACCAAATCATAGAAACCTTAAGGAACTACTCCATTGAAATATCAAAAATCAAGGCTACGGTAGGCCCTACCGTGACACTTTATGAAATTGTTCCGGCCGCTGGCGTGCGCATTTCCAAAATCAGAAATCTGGAGGATGACATTGCTCTGAGCCTGGCTGCACTGGGCATCCGCATCATTGCACCTATACCCGGCAAAGGTACCATAGGTATTGAAGTGCCCAATGTGCGTAAAGAAATTGTTTCCATGCGCTCCATGCTGGCATCGGAAAAATTTCAGAACACCCGCTATGATCTGCCCATAGCTCTGGGGAAAAATATTGCTAATGAAATCATCATTGAGGATCTGGCCAAAATGCCTCATCTGCTGGTGGCCGGGGCTACCGGGCAAGGTAAGTCAGTGGGGTTGAATGCTATATTAATATCCCTGCTATACAAGAAACATCCTTCGCAGCTCAAATTTGTACTTGTGGACCCTAAAATGGTGGAGCTCTCCATTTTTAAAACTATTGAAAAACATTTTCTTGCCCGTCTGCCAAACTCTGAGGAAGTAATCATCACCGATACGAAAAAGGTCATCCACACACTCAACGCACTTTGCATAGAGATGGATGAGCGCTTCAGCCTGCTCACACAGTGCAATGCCCGCAACATCAAGGAATACAATGCGAAGTTCATTGCGCGCAGACTCAATCCTTTAAAAGGACACAAATTTCTTCCCTATATTGTGCTGGTGATTGACGAATTTGCCGACCTGATTATGACGGCCGGCAAGGAGATTGAGACACCCATCGCCCGTTTGGCACAAAAGGCCCGTGCAGTGGGTATACACCTGATAATCGCCACCCAGCGACCTTCGGTAAATATCATCACCGGCACCATCAAAGCCAACTTCCCTGCCCGCATTGCCTTTAAGGTAACATCAAAAGTGGATTCCCGCACCATCATTGACGTGGGAGGCGCTGACCAGCTCATCGGACGAGGGGATATGCTACTGGCATCGGGCAGCGATCTGGTGAGGCTGCAGTGCGCGTTTGTAGATACTCCGGAAGTGGAAAACGTAGTCAATTTCATTGCTTCTCAGCGCGGCTATCCGGAAGCCTTCCTCCTTCCCGAATATATTGATGATAAAGATGACTCGTCCGGAAGCTCACTGGACCCCAATGACCGCGATGAAAAATTTGAAGAGGCCGCCCGCCTCATCGTATCCACCCAGCAGGGTTCTACCTCATTGTTACAAAGAAGGCTTAACTTAGGCTACAACCGGGCCGGCAGAGTGATGGATCAGTTGGAAGCCTGCGGCATTGTGGGACCCAATCAGGGGAGTAAGCCACGTGAGGTTTTAATCAAAGATCTCGCTGAGCTGGAACGGTTTTTGACCCAGGAGAAAAAGCTGGAAAAAACCAATTCATGA
- the pruA gene encoding 1-pyrroline-5-carboxylate dehydrogenase, translating to MSLAVRTPPSINEAVKDYAPGSSERVELKDALKKARAKVAEIPMVIDGKRVKTARKINIYPPHERRHKLGFYYQGSKQHVIAAIDAALKARHVWEHTPWDQRAAIFLRAADLLTTKYRAAMNAATMLGQSKNVHQAEIDAVCELADFFRFNVHFMQQIYAEQPYSPHGVHNSMDYRPLEGFVLAITPFNFTSIAGNLPTAPALMGNTVVWKPASTQIYSAAVIMQILQEAGLPKGVINMIFTEGKVTGDVALRHPQLAGVHFTGSTSTFQHIWKTIGAHVAGYKAYPRIVGETGGKDFVVAHPSADVRSLITALVRGAFEYQGQKCSAASRAYIPSGLWKQVCEGLGQELATIRIGPPEDFTNFINAVIDEKAFDKITSYIVRAKKDKQEFIAGGGFSKKDGYFIEPTVIRTNNPQYVTMCEEIFGPVLTVYVYPDKKYAQTLELVNRTSPYGLTGAIFARDRKAIAQASQVLRHAAGNFYINDKPTGAVVGQQPFGGSRASGTNDKAGFYLNLLRWTSPRAIKENNSPPTDYRYPFMSEP from the coding sequence ATGTCACTTGCTGTTCGTACACCTCCGTCTATAAATGAAGCAGTGAAGGATTACGCTCCGGGCTCTTCGGAGCGTGTTGAGCTTAAAGATGCCTTAAAAAAGGCGCGGGCAAAGGTAGCCGAAATTCCGATGGTCATTGACGGGAAACGGGTGAAAACCGCCCGGAAAATAAACATTTATCCTCCTCATGAGCGCAGGCATAAACTGGGCTTTTACTATCAGGGCAGCAAACAACATGTCATTGCTGCCATTGATGCCGCACTGAAAGCCAGGCATGTTTGGGAACACACCCCCTGGGATCAGCGGGCTGCCATTTTTCTCAGGGCGGCCGACTTGCTCACCACCAAATATCGGGCGGCAATGAATGCTGCTACCATGTTGGGTCAATCAAAGAATGTACATCAGGCTGAAATAGATGCTGTCTGTGAACTGGCTGATTTTTTTCGCTTTAATGTGCATTTCATGCAGCAGATATATGCCGAGCAGCCTTACTCTCCCCACGGGGTGCACAATAGCATGGATTACCGGCCGCTGGAGGGTTTTGTGCTGGCCATAACTCCTTTTAACTTTACATCCATTGCAGGCAACCTGCCCACTGCTCCGGCGTTGATGGGTAATACTGTGGTGTGGAAGCCGGCATCCACTCAAATCTATTCGGCAGCAGTGATTATGCAGATTCTTCAGGAGGCTGGCCTGCCAAAGGGCGTCATCAACATGATTTTTACCGAGGGCAAGGTGACCGGGGATGTCGCTTTAAGGCATCCGCAACTTGCAGGAGTGCATTTCACCGGCTCCACATCCACCTTTCAGCATATCTGGAAAACTATCGGGGCTCATGTGGCCGGTTATAAAGCCTATCCCCGTATAGTAGGGGAAACCGGAGGCAAGGATTTTGTTGTTGCCCATCCTTCAGCCGATGTACGGAGCCTCATTACGGCACTGGTGCGGGGAGCATTTGAATATCAGGGGCAAAAGTGCTCGGCAGCTTCACGCGCCTACATACCTTCGGGTTTGTGGAAACAGGTTTGCGAGGGCCTCGGGCAGGAACTTGCTACCATCCGTATAGGACCTCCTGAAGATTTTACCAATTTCATCAATGCCGTCATAGACGAGAAAGCCTTTGATAAAATCACATCCTATATCGTCCGGGCTAAAAAAGATAAACAGGAATTTATTGCCGGAGGAGGATTCAGTAAGAAGGATGGTTATTTCATTGAGCCCACTGTCATCCGGACCAACAACCCTCAATATGTGACCATGTGCGAAGAAATATTCGGACCGGTGCTAACCGTTTATGTGTATCCCGATAAAAAATATGCACAAACGCTGGAACTGGTGAACCGCACTTCACCCTATGGTCTTACGGGGGCCATTTTTGCCCGCGACAGGAAGGCTATTGCACAGGCTTCACAAGTGTTACGTCACGCAGCCGGCAACTTTTACATCAACGATAAGCCCACCGGTGCCGTAGTAGGTCAGCAACCTTTTGGCGGAAGCCGTGCCTCCGGCACGAATGATAAAGCCGGTTTTTACCTGAATCTGCTGCGTTGGACCTCGCCCCGCGCCATAAAGGAAAATAATTCCCCACCCACAGATTATCGCTATCCCTTTATGTCAGAGCCTTAA
- the nhaA gene encoding Na(+)/H(+) antiporter NhaA, whose protein sequence is MKQTKIDILLQPVNRFIHHETSGGIALFVAAVAAMVWANSPWAHFYHALWHVPFQIGFGDFVISKDLHHWINDGLMAVFFFVVGLELKREFIGGELSSFSKALLPMAAALGGMVVPAALYVAWNREAPFINGWGIPMATDIAFALGILALLGSRVPLSLKVFLTALAVVDDLGAVLVIAFFYTSEVSLENLAIGATVMALMMGGNWLGIRSSLFYGILGIGGLWLAFLLSGVHATIAGVLAAFTIPASTKIDKNAYLSSMEGFLEKFRRAKTGKNALASQEQLDVLGDIKKYTAAAESPLQRLENGMHALVAFVVMPVFALANAGISLSGDMLSAFGSTVTLGIFLGLVAGKFIGIAGMTRLVVALKLAALPQNITWRHIYGVALLAGVGFTMSLFITELAFVEQDLIVEAKLGIMSASSVAGVLGYLLLRLSPSGNTDA, encoded by the coding sequence TTGAAACAGACAAAAATTGATATTCTGCTGCAGCCGGTTAACCGGTTCATTCACCATGAAACATCGGGAGGAATTGCTCTTTTTGTCGCGGCCGTGGCGGCCATGGTCTGGGCAAATTCCCCGTGGGCACACTTTTATCATGCACTCTGGCATGTGCCTTTTCAGATAGGTTTCGGTGATTTTGTGATTTCCAAAGATTTGCACCATTGGATTAATGACGGATTGATGGCTGTTTTCTTTTTTGTAGTAGGCCTGGAGCTCAAAAGGGAGTTTATAGGAGGAGAGCTGTCTTCCTTCAGCAAGGCACTGCTGCCGATGGCTGCTGCTTTGGGTGGAATGGTGGTGCCGGCAGCACTTTATGTTGCATGGAATCGGGAAGCACCTTTTATAAACGGTTGGGGCATTCCGATGGCTACGGACATAGCCTTTGCGCTAGGCATTCTGGCTTTGCTGGGTAGCCGTGTTCCCCTGTCGCTAAAGGTTTTTCTCACAGCCCTGGCTGTAGTTGATGACTTGGGTGCGGTGCTGGTGATAGCCTTTTTTTATACCTCCGAAGTATCGCTTGAAAACCTTGCCATTGGAGCAACAGTAATGGCTTTGATGATGGGAGGCAACTGGCTGGGTATACGCAGCTCGCTTTTTTATGGCATACTGGGCATCGGAGGACTGTGGCTTGCTTTTCTGCTTTCCGGAGTACATGCCACCATTGCCGGAGTTCTCGCTGCTTTTACTATTCCTGCCAGCACAAAAATTGATAAAAACGCATACCTCTCCAGCATGGAAGGATTTCTGGAGAAGTTCAGACGGGCCAAAACCGGGAAAAATGCACTGGCGTCTCAAGAGCAACTGGATGTGTTGGGAGACATTAAAAAATATACTGCAGCAGCCGAATCACCCTTGCAGCGGCTGGAAAACGGCATGCATGCCCTGGTAGCTTTCGTGGTGATGCCGGTTTTTGCCTTAGCTAATGCAGGCATTAGCCTTTCCGGTGACATGCTCTCGGCCTTTGGCAGCACTGTAACTCTTGGTATATTCCTAGGTCTTGTTGCTGGCAAATTTATAGGTATCGCAGGCATGACCCGCCTGGTGGTAGCCCTTAAGCTTGCTGCCCTTCCGCAAAATATAACATGGCGGCATATATATGGTGTTGCTCTGCTGGCTGGTGTCGGTTTTACCATGTCGCTCTTCATTACAGAACTGGCCTTTGTGGAACAGGACCTTATCGTTGAGGCCAAGCTAGGGATCATGTCGGCTTCTTCAGTGGCCGGTGTACTTGGTTATCTGCTTTTGCGCCTGAGTCCATCTGGAAATACCGATGCATGA
- the glnII gene encoding glutamine synthetase, producing the protein MAKVKLEYVWLDGYKPEPNLRSKTKILDLPDFKGELSRVPEWSFDGSSTRQAEGHSSDCLLKPVATYYDAGRENAWLVMCEVLNPDGTPHASNTRAAFEDNEDFWFGFEQEYTLVGENRRPLGFPQNGFPAPQGMYYCSVGHMNVTGREIVEEHLDLCLKAGLNITGINAEVMLGQWEFQCFGKGKRACDDLWIARYLLHRVSEKHGVYVEFFPKPVKGDWNGSGMHCNFSFSELREVGGEQLVKDLMKEFEKYHKEHIAVYGSSNDLRLTGLHETQHIEKFSYGVSDRGASIRIPISMTLNNWKGYLEDRRPASNADPYQVAARIMKTVNSLFKVKV; encoded by the coding sequence ATGGCGAAAGTAAAACTGGAGTATGTCTGGCTGGACGGGTACAAACCCGAACCCAACCTCCGCAGCAAAACCAAAATTCTAGACCTTCCGGACTTCAAAGGGGAACTCAGCCGGGTGCCTGAATGGTCCTTTGATGGCAGCTCAACCCGTCAGGCTGAGGGGCATTCGTCTGATTGCCTGTTGAAACCGGTGGCCACTTATTATGATGCCGGCAGGGAAAATGCCTGGCTGGTTATGTGCGAAGTGCTGAATCCTGATGGCACTCCACATGCGTCCAATACCCGTGCAGCTTTTGAGGACAATGAAGATTTCTGGTTTGGTTTTGAACAGGAATACACTCTGGTAGGCGAAAATCGCAGACCTCTGGGTTTCCCGCAAAATGGATTTCCTGCTCCGCAGGGCATGTACTACTGCTCGGTGGGACATATGAACGTTACAGGCAGGGAAATCGTGGAGGAGCATCTGGATCTGTGCCTCAAAGCCGGTTTGAACATCACTGGTATCAATGCTGAGGTGATGCTGGGCCAATGGGAGTTTCAGTGCTTCGGCAAAGGCAAACGGGCATGTGATGACCTCTGGATTGCCCGTTATCTGCTACACCGGGTTTCTGAAAAGCATGGGGTTTATGTAGAGTTTTTCCCCAAGCCAGTCAAAGGCGACTGGAACGGCTCGGGCATGCACTGCAACTTCTCCTTCAGTGAACTGCGCGAGGTGGGCGGAGAACAACTGGTGAAAGATCTGATGAAGGAATTTGAAAAATATCATAAAGAGCACATTGCAGTGTACGGTTCGTCCAACGACTTACGCCTTACCGGGCTGCACGAAACCCAGCATATTGAAAAGTTCAGCTATGGCGTCAGCGACAGAGGAGCATCTATCCGCATTCCTATCTCTATGACACTGAACAACTGGAAGGGTTATCTGGAAGACCGCAGACCAGCCTCCAATGCTGACCCTTATCAGGTAGCTGCACGGATAATGAAAACGGTGAACTCCCTGTTTAAGGTGAAGGTATAA
- the glnA gene encoding glutamine synthetase yields the protein MDNFRFQALAMAMSRQKIRVETVGQRISEYFGCNVFNEEAMRKFLSAEAYLSIRNSIETGSKIERSIADQVAASMQAWAISKGATHFTHWFQPLTGSTAEKHDTFFMLTGSKGIESFSGDALVQQESDASSFPSGGIRSTFEARGYTAWDPSSPAFIMEIDSGKTLCIPTIFVSYNGEALDYKAPLLKSIHMLSSAALNVCHYFDKHVNRVYPTLGWEQEYFLLDEALFYARPDLLATGRTLIGHASARGHQLDFHYFGSIPERIYACMLELEYESFKLGIPLKTRHNEVAPGQFECAPIFEEMNLSVDHNQLFMDLLERIAIRHKLRVLLHEKPFMGINGSGKHCNWSLATDTGRNLLAPGTTPRKNLLFLTFFINIIKAVHEYADLLMASCASAGNEYRLGSNEAPPPIISVFIGSHLTRVLDEIEERVHKGAIDEGTDIRMEIHKMIPDLMKDNTDRNRTSPFAFTGNKFELRIAGASTNCALPMTVLNTIVGNQLRLFKEEVDSLREETEEKKDAAILQVLKRYIDESKKVLFEGDNYSEEWKEEAKKRGLSNLATAPEALDMLASKKYRAVFTANEVLSVKELNARYDILLEQYNQRFQTESRILEDIILNQVLPAALQYQKRMAETLLSLQQLGMKREAESQQALFTKLSEHIMALKEETIQMAEEAKSLDALSPRERAEAYSRRIRSRFEKIRHHADRLELLVDDALWPLPKYRELLFIR from the coding sequence ATGGATAACTTTCGTTTTCAGGCTCTTGCCATGGCTATGAGCCGACAAAAAATAAGGGTAGAGACGGTCGGGCAGCGCATTTCGGAATATTTCGGGTGCAATGTTTTCAATGAGGAGGCAATGAGAAAATTTCTCTCAGCCGAAGCCTACCTAAGCATACGCAACTCTATTGAAACCGGCAGCAAAATTGAACGCAGTATTGCCGATCAGGTGGCCGCTTCCATGCAGGCATGGGCTATCAGCAAGGGGGCAACCCATTTTACCCATTGGTTTCAGCCGCTGACAGGCTCTACAGCCGAAAAGCATGATACGTTTTTCATGCTCACCGGCAGCAAAGGTATTGAGAGCTTCAGTGGCGATGCCTTGGTGCAGCAGGAATCAGATGCGTCCAGTTTTCCCAGCGGGGGCATACGCTCCACCTTTGAAGCCCGGGGCTACACGGCCTGGGACCCCTCCTCTCCGGCCTTTATTATGGAAATTGACAGCGGTAAAACCCTTTGTATCCCTACCATCTTCGTCTCCTATAATGGTGAAGCACTGGACTATAAAGCTCCTCTGCTAAAGTCTATCCATATGCTCTCTTCGGCTGCCCTGAACGTGTGTCACTATTTTGACAAGCACGTCAACCGGGTGTATCCTACTCTGGGATGGGAGCAGGAATATTTTCTGTTAGATGAGGCGCTTTTTTATGCACGCCCTGACCTGCTGGCTACCGGTCGTACCCTCATTGGTCATGCCTCTGCACGTGGCCATCAGCTTGACTTTCATTATTTCGGGTCTATTCCTGAGCGTATCTATGCCTGCATGCTGGAGCTGGAGTATGAATCCTTTAAACTGGGCATCCCACTGAAAACCCGGCATAATGAAGTGGCACCCGGCCAGTTTGAATGTGCTCCGATATTTGAAGAAATGAATTTGTCAGTAGATCATAATCAACTATTCATGGACTTGCTTGAGCGCATTGCCATACGCCATAAACTGCGGGTGTTGCTCCATGAAAAACCGTTTATGGGCATCAACGGCTCCGGGAAACACTGCAACTGGTCGCTGGCTACCGATACCGGAAGAAACCTGCTCGCTCCAGGCACTACACCCCGCAAAAACCTCCTTTTTCTCACCTTTTTCATTAACATTATCAAAGCCGTTCATGAATATGCCGATCTGCTGATGGCTTCCTGCGCTTCAGCCGGAAACGAGTATCGTCTGGGGTCCAACGAAGCCCCACCGCCCATTATATCTGTTTTTATAGGTTCTCATCTTACCCGTGTGCTGGATGAGATTGAAGAGCGTGTGCATAAAGGAGCCATTGATGAAGGTACAGATATCCGTATGGAGATACATAAAATGATTCCTGATCTGATGAAAGACAACACAGATCGCAACCGCACCTCCCCTTTTGCTTTTACCGGAAATAAGTTTGAACTCCGCATTGCGGGCGCCTCCACAAACTGTGCGCTCCCCATGACCGTGTTAAACACTATCGTAGGCAATCAGTTGCGCCTCTTTAAGGAAGAAGTAGATTCTTTGCGTGAAGAAACCGAAGAGAAAAAAGATGCCGCTATTCTGCAGGTGCTGAAGCGCTACATTGATGAATCAAAAAAGGTGCTTTTTGAAGGCGATAATTACAGTGAGGAATGGAAAGAGGAAGCCAAAAAAAGGGGATTATCCAATCTGGCCACAGCTCCGGAAGCGCTGGATATGCTCGCCTCAAAAAAGTACCGTGCGGTTTTTACGGCCAATGAAGTGCTTTCGGTGAAGGAGTTAAACGCGCGTTATGATATTTTGCTGGAACAATACAACCAACGCTTCCAAACCGAATCCCGGATACTGGAAGACATCATTCTGAATCAGGTTTTGCCCGCTGCCCTGCAATATCAAAAGCGCATGGCCGAAACCTTGCTTTCCCTCCAACAACTGGGCATGAAACGGGAGGCTGAAAGTCAGCAAGCCCTTTTTACCAAGCTTTCAGAACATATCATGGCGTTGAAGGAGGAAACCATTCAAATGGCAGAGGAAGCGAAATCCCTGGATGCTCTTTCTCCACGTGAACGGGCAGAGGCATATTCCCGCAGGATTCGCTCCCGGTTTGAAAAAATAAGACATCATGCAGACCGCCTGGAACTGCTGGTGGATGATGCACTCTGGCCACTGCCCAAATATCGTGAGTTGTTATTTATACGCTGA
- a CDS encoding cell envelope biogenesis protein OmpA has protein sequence MPRTTFHNFKHLHIKIYVQGVMKIFPWLLACLYAVLLLAGCSSAQKLKDGEMAFRQKSYALAANLFKTEFEKEDDPKIKGRKAYMAAESYRLSNQTQQAEKWYAEALRLEYPDPQLKLHYGLVLMANEKYNQAITVFSEYARDDPFNKQKANELIRACREAAKWITAKHNMTITSLGINTPANEFAPVFYRNKDLLFTSDRYDASGSDIYGWTGEKYTDIFIAKREPNGEYRTLAPFDAKINSGFHDGTPAINADFTILYFTRCGSQGKKDDYCRIYETVFDGVYWSDPIPVPFFGDTVNTGTPWLSPGADTMIFAADVPAAGYGGKDLYISYYQDGQWTAPLNLGGEINTAGNELFPYVDSEGTLYFSSDGHPGMGGLDIFQARREGGIWKNPVNVKTPLNSGADDFGIIFEKIKPRDDNDPVRMSGYFSSPRPGGSGGDDIYHFILANENIFKLEGIVLEKIYENPLDPNSKVIDFEPLPGVAVTLKKYEGGLKVIDSLNADKFGKFEFELEPRSRYKVVGEKPGYFTQSEDVSTIGLRDMENILITIKVRLLMQRIYEEKEIVLPNIYYDYDKTTLREESKTVLDTLAKLLMENPDIIVELGSHTDSRGSDQYNMVLSQGRAESVVRYLIEKGIDPRRLRARGYGETRLINHCANGVECTEEEHQLNRRTTFKVLSEKLVIESVTPDSIPVDPRRK, from the coding sequence ATGCCTCGTACTACTTTTCATAACTTTAAGCACTTGCATATTAAAATTTACGTTCAAGGAGTGATGAAAATTTTCCCATGGTTGCTTGCCTGCTTATATGCTGTGCTTCTGCTTGCAGGGTGTTCTTCGGCTCAAAAGTTAAAAGACGGGGAGATGGCCTTTCGTCAGAAGAGCTATGCCCTGGCAGCCAACTTGTTTAAAACCGAATTTGAAAAAGAAGACGACCCGAAAATCAAGGGCAGAAAAGCCTATATGGCAGCTGAAAGCTATCGGCTCAGCAATCAAACTCAGCAGGCGGAAAAATGGTATGCAGAGGCTCTGCGCCTGGAATATCCCGACCCTCAGCTAAAACTCCATTATGGCCTTGTACTTATGGCAAATGAAAAGTATAATCAGGCCATTACTGTATTCAGCGAGTATGCCCGCGATGACCCGTTCAACAAGCAAAAAGCCAATGAGCTGATACGGGCGTGCCGCGAAGCGGCAAAATGGATTACAGCAAAACATAATATGACAATTACATCTCTAGGTATAAACACCCCCGCTAACGAATTTGCACCGGTATTTTACCGGAATAAAGACCTACTGTTTACTTCGGATCGTTATGATGCTTCCGGCTCGGATATTTACGGTTGGACCGGAGAAAAATATACCGACATCTTCATCGCCAAACGCGAACCTAACGGGGAATACCGTACCCTCGCGCCTTTTGATGCAAAAATCAATTCCGGCTTTCATGACGGCACGCCAGCCATCAATGCAGATTTCACCATACTCTATTTTACCCGCTGCGGCTCGCAGGGCAAAAAGGATGATTACTGCCGGATTTATGAAACGGTCTTTGACGGAGTTTACTGGAGCGACCCCATTCCCGTGCCTTTTTTCGGAGATACCGTCAACACCGGAACACCCTGGCTCTCCCCCGGTGCCGACACCATGATATTTGCTGCCGATGTGCCGGCTGCCGGATATGGCGGTAAAGATTTATACATTTCCTATTATCAGGATGGCCAATGGACCGCTCCCCTCAACCTAGGGGGTGAAATCAACACCGCTGGCAACGAATTATTCCCATATGTAGATAGTGAGGGAACTCTCTACTTTTCGTCTGACGGGCACCCAGGTATGGGCGGTCTGGATATCTTTCAGGCACGAAGGGAAGGCGGGATATGGAAGAATCCTGTGAATGTGAAAACTCCCCTGAATTCGGGAGCAGATGATTTCGGAATCATCTTTGAAAAAATAAAACCCCGTGATGACAACGATCCGGTGCGCATGTCAGGCTATTTTTCCTCTCCGCGCCCGGGTGGAAGCGGAGGAGACGATATCTATCACTTTATTTTGGCTAATGAAAACATCTTCAAACTGGAAGGTATTGTGCTGGAGAAAATATATGAAAACCCTCTGGACCCTAACAGTAAAGTCATTGATTTTGAACCCCTGCCGGGAGTGGCGGTAACCCTTAAAAAGTATGAAGGGGGTCTCAAAGTCATCGATAGCCTCAATGCAGATAAATTTGGAAAGTTTGAATTTGAACTGGAACCCCGATCGCGTTACAAAGTAGTGGGAGAAAAGCCCGGCTATTTCACCCAATCGGAAGACGTGTCCACCATCGGATTGCGCGACATGGAGAACATACTCATCACCATCAAGGTGCGCTTGCTGATGCAACGCATTTATGAGGAGAAGGAAATCGTTCTGCCCAATATTTATTATGATTACGATAAAACCACCTTGCGGGAAGAATCCAAGACGGTGCTGGATACACTGGCTAAATTGCTGATGGAGAATCCCGATATTATCGTGGAGCTGGGTTCACATACCGACTCCCGTGGTAGCGACCAGTATAACATGGTTTTGTCACAGGGCAGGGCCGAATCTGTAGTACGCTATCTGATTGAAAAAGGCATTGATCCCAGGAGACTACGTGCCCGTGGTTATGGCGAAACCCGTTTGATTAATCACTGTGCAAACGGAGTGGAATGCACCGAAGAGGAGCATCAACTCAACAGGCGCACCACCTTTAAAGTGCTCTCTGAAAAGCTGGTTATTGAATCAGTCACCCCGGACAGCATACCGGTTGATCCCCGAAGGAAATAA